One Schistocerca nitens isolate TAMUIC-IGC-003100 chromosome 1, iqSchNite1.1, whole genome shotgun sequence DNA segment encodes these proteins:
- the LOC126251830 gene encoding GATA zinc finger domain-containing protein 14-like, with amino-acid sequence MTQISLDKTKEQVKGETDNIQKEVRKLKENVIPSLSVIPKPITGNQNTNENLNNARPSTQPKIELPMSDTNPNETFSMLPQDQNYYQTSPHTMHNLPDVIRTRKSHLPFPYHDKLIGVSEDNIKNFFSYFDEIDVVYRDEIRNFNQLYPIHPSNSHMHSRNDRGYWNPPPTPRQNTQRNNSHYTGTNPLNIRRNNSQHWQGNSNYYYNGYLNSNYNQNNNSYIQNNNNRRRNRNHRDQRREDTRYHPGYFQRNNIQQHPNMYCRNNSNDNTSYSHGRNNVWGNHNGPPPRHMQYSNPQFLPNGTPNVTRVNVNNKTADTWVTCDRNVNIIE; translated from the exons atgacacagatcagtTTAGacaagacaaaggaacaagtaaagggagaaacagataatattcagaaagaggtacgtaaacttaaagaaaatgtaataccaagtttgtcagtgataccaaaacccataacaggcaaccaaaacacaaatgagaatctGAATAATGCTAGACCTagcacacagccgaaaatagaattaccaatgagtgatacaaatcccaatgaaacattttcaatgctaccacaagatcaaaattactatcagacatcaccacatactatgcaca atttaccagacgtaattagaacacgtaaaagccacttaccatttccttaccatgataaattaataggagtgtccgaggacaacataaagaattttttcagttattttgatgagatagatgttgtttacagagatgagatcagaaatttcaatcaattgtatccgatccatccaagcaattcgcATATGCACAGTAGAAATGATAGAGGCTATTGGAATCCACCCCCGACACCAcgacaaaacactcaaagaaacaattcgcactacactgggacaaatccattaaatattaggagaaacaactcgcagcattggcaaggaaacagtaattattactataatggttacctgaacagtaattacaatcagaacaataacagttatattcaaaataacaacaacagaagaaggaaccgaaatcatagagatcaaagaagagaggatactaggtaccatccaggatattttcagagaaacaacatccaacaacatccaaacatgtattgcaggaataacagtaatgacaataccagttacagtcatgggcgaaataatgtatggggaaatcacaatggaccaccgccacgacacatgcaatacagcaaccctcaattcctacctaacggaactcccaatgtGACGCGAGTTAATGTCAACAACaaaacagctgatacttgggtgacgtgcgacagaaatgtaaatattattgagtag